The DNA sequence CCCCGCCCCTACACCACCACCTGGAATCCCGGGAGATTAAACTGGACCACTGTTTTGATTTGCTCGTCTAACCATTGGCTGAACAACTCGTCTAACAGTTTTCTTCTCAAGTTTTCGTCTAGTGGTACACTAATATACCTCTCCAAACGCAAGATAACGATCCAATCGGCAATGCGGCTGGGGGGCAAAACCTGTCCGGGTTGTGCTGTAATCAGCTTCTGAACTAACTGGGGATGGGGAACACTTAATTCTACAGGCCCTATCAACCCCCCGGTTTGCGCCTCTGGCCCCTGGGAATACTGTCTTGCTAGCTGGGCAAAGTCCTCCTCCTTCTCGCAAAGACGGAAATACAACTCCTGAGCCAGTCCTGGATTCCTGGTACGGATTAGGGAATATACTACTCTATCCAGTTGGCTTTTTCGCTTCAGATAATACGATTCTACCTGTTGCCCCCAGGTTTGTTCCTTAAATTTTTCCAGTTTGAGGGGCCTTAGAATCCTCTCTGTTAATTGTTCCCTTGTCAAAAAGTTCCTCTCCAACCAGGTTTTTATTTGTTGTTTGTCTTGGGGATTGATTCCTATCTGCTGGAAAAATTGTCTCTCCGCTGTGGCAATCTCCTCCTGGGTACAGGGAATGGAAGCAATGGCCTGATCTATAATAATCTCCCTCGCTAGGGGGGCAATCATCTGTTTTTCCGCTAAAACCGCAAAGATATTCGCCTGCGTGACCACAAAATCCCCTACTTTCAAACTTGGACCCATATTTTCTCCCACTTATTGTACAAGTCGGCTAAACAAGGATAATATAGCAGTGTCTTGCAGGGAAAACGCAGGTGGAATGAATGTTAGTTGGTTTACAAAAAGACTAAACTCTGGTATAACAGGAATCAACCAAGAGCTAACAGGAAAGGAAGGGGAAACGGCCCTTTATGTATATTGTACAAATAGCGTCAGAATGCGCTCCAGCCATCAAGGCCGGGGGACTGGGGGATGTAGTATATGGCTTAAGCCGAGAACTTCAACTCCGGGGACATGCAGTAGAAGTGATAGTACCAATGTATGACTGCATGCGATATGACCAAATCTGGAGTCTCCACATGGCCTATGAACACCTGCATGTGCCCTGGTATGGTGGAACTATCCATACTTCTGTTTATTGCGGCTGGGTTCACGGAGTACAGTGTTTCTTCATTCAACCCCATTCCCATGATAATTTCTTCAACCGAGGGTGCGTCTACGGCCACAACGACGACTACATGCGCTTCACCTTCTTCTCCAAGGCAGCATTGGAATTCCTGTTAGTCACCAACAAAAGGCCAGATGTCATCCACTGTCATGACTGGCAAACCGGCCTAGTACCAGTGATGCTGTTTGAACAGTATAAATGGCTGGGGATGGGAAATCAACGGGTTTGTTATACTATCCACAACTTTAGACACCAGGGTTTGGCAGGAAAAGACATCCTCTGGGCAACCCGTTTGAACAATGAGGCCTATTTCTTTAGTTACGATCGCTTACGAGACAATTTCAACCCCTTCGGTTTAAATATCATGAAGGGGGGCATTGTATATTCTAATCACGTCAACACAGTCTCCCCCCACCACGCTTGGGAAGCCCGTTTCACCGATGTAAGTTATGGCTTGGGCCATACCCTCCACATCCACCAGAACAAATTTAGCGGCATTCTCAACGGTATTGACTATCAGGTGTGGAATCCAGAAACAGATCCCCATATCCCCTTCCACTACAGTGTAGACGACCTGAGCGGCAAAAGTAAAAATCGAAAGGCTTTAAGGGAACGTCTTTGGTTAAGACACGAAAACAAGCCCATTGTAGCCTACATCGGCAGACTAGACCAACAAAAGGGTGTGGACCTGGTACATCATGCCATATACTACTCCCTTCGTCGCAACGCACAATTCGTCCTTCTGGGGGTGCCCACCGGACAGGCTATCGCTAATCGTTTCTGGCATGAAAAACACCACCTAAACAACAATCCCGACTGTCACCTGGAATTGTCCTTCAACGAGGAATTGGCCCACCTTATCTACGCCGGTGCTGATATTATCATCGTGCCCAGCAATTTTGAGCCCTGTGGCTTAACCCAAATGATTGGCCTGCGCTACGGCACAGTACCGGTGGTGCGAGGAGTAGGTGGCCTAGTGGACACGGTTTTTGATAAGGACTATGACCAAACCCACCCCCCAGAAAAAAGAAATGGATATGTGTTCTACCATAATGACCCCCCAGCCCTAGAATCTGCCCTAGAAAGGGCTATTGGCCTGT is a window from the Geminocystis sp. M7585_C2015_104 genome containing:
- the glgA gene encoding glycogen synthase GlgA; protein product: MYIVQIASECAPAIKAGGLGDVVYGLSRELQLRGHAVEVIVPMYDCMRYDQIWSLHMAYEHLHVPWYGGTIHTSVYCGWVHGVQCFFIQPHSHDNFFNRGCVYGHNDDYMRFTFFSKAALEFLLVTNKRPDVIHCHDWQTGLVPVMLFEQYKWLGMGNQRVCYTIHNFRHQGLAGKDILWATRLNNEAYFFSYDRLRDNFNPFGLNIMKGGIVYSNHVNTVSPHHAWEARFTDVSYGLGHTLHIHQNKFSGILNGIDYQVWNPETDPHIPFHYSVDDLSGKSKNRKALRERLWLRHENKPIVAYIGRLDQQKGVDLVHHAIYYSLRRNAQFVLLGVPTGQAIANRFWHEKHHLNNNPDCHLELSFNEELAHLIYAGADIIIVPSNFEPCGLTQMIGLRYGTVPVVRGVGGLVDTVFDKDYDQTHPPEKRNGYVFYHNDPPALESALERAIGLWHYYPEEFRKLQKQGMRYDYSWRRPAEQYLAVYEKIRHKEPPPPPPPAPPSSNPTPKKETKL
- a CDS encoding peptidylprolyl isomerase, whose product is MGPSLKVGDFVVTQANIFAVLAEKQMIAPLAREIIIDQAIASIPCTQEEIATAERQFFQQIGINPQDKQQIKTWLERNFLTREQLTERILRPLKLEKFKEQTWGQQVESYYLKRKSQLDRVVYSLIRTRNPGLAQELYFRLCEKEEDFAQLARQYSQGPEAQTGGLIGPVELSVPHPQLVQKLITAQPGQVLPPSRIADWIVILRLERYISVPLDENLRRKLLDELFSQWLDEQIKTVVQFNLPGFQVVV